In Microvenator marinus, one genomic interval encodes:
- a CDS encoding zinc-dependent metalloprotease, protein MKRLLIALVLLLSACAQDVTDIDRTQPNRLKKTDLDGQWFVAQTVTETPTTAWYTFVGDTSSMERIRWEIEEEFLIAYRTYPKIAGSQEVTDDYTESPVAAYRIASHFDVQRQYNAATGEQTNVIVENSSDRPWYEREYMRVDWSTNHVTNFDFLSVWLGYSDFSYFVDRERGLDGDAIVEGRDEDGSLNYFDFNVSMIVEPDLWGCVYSWWGYAAEDCTSARIKVRTAYMKTPEVREYEPVQYDDRWMSKFGYFRTERFGFDDWLGIRQTNRLQLANRFAIWEKVWQRDESGELSTDSDGRPIAIPMEERTPKPVVYYMSRELPENLWDEALEVGRGWDQAFRRAVAAVKGDDPADMPQMFVVCHNPVLEEDPKVCGGPGLSPNTGDIRYNHLYWVDQLTQAGLLGYGPSGADPLTGEIVFGSAYVYGAEINTYANYAKDIVRLINGDLDNTDLQDAEYISEELRRNLNSDPSRPKVRSAALKNMPIEGGISRLAPKKAGKLRQLKRHGIEKLTHDRAERVRTKIREEGLDDLMLDHEMMIGKTRGQAGPGRDVPEHMKEDVKPSNWANSRALRRREATMMQAARKNVYLSAFADDAILGFATQLKDEDDDSVREKVQSAVFRAVMEHEIGHTIGLRHNFQGSYDSINYQDQYWDLRQENLINSSNLDDLYEMAEMTQAQKDGRMSEYQYSSIMDYGMRFNSDIHGLGKYDEAAIIFGYSAGTYRAEKGIEPGFVETFTNPGNARTLLRRYEDPDSLAYPSLLEEMHYTSVVQTFDSLDNMRERTLMKYDEVKEARGASDAPVEVHYMFCSDEWAGALVSCDVWDSGADPFEIVRNVNTTYRNYYPLHHYRRDRPFHWSEDVFASMYMRYFSALTNVYQNWVFSYFYGTDDVRMDNYYLFAATAAFNQLADVMMMPQMGGYEQDEEGVWRLVDYATDPSYDLNVDYAQGRNLYTEYEYESGYYYFDRVSEVGHFWDFLAASFALTDYETTRLGVDDSADELTYSIPWYLFFEFELTDMFNGIFLQDPELAGAREVNGEIVMPKMSPLVSYDENDNEVLFDPETGEELPAVLQGNPVDMDSSFTQQLYTVLYGMAFFTSNYSLNFPDQLKIFRLGNGESVTAGAGYELVTFTDPFNGFEYGALKPVGEDSYTGAARLVEQGQRWADAYANATDDDAANDAYWELQETIDLINLARAMYTYFGVSF, encoded by the coding sequence ATGAAACGCCTTCTGATTGCCCTAGTCCTTCTGCTGAGCGCCTGTGCTCAGGACGTCACCGATATTGACCGCACCCAACCCAACCGCCTCAAAAAGACGGACTTGGACGGACAGTGGTTCGTGGCCCAAACGGTGACAGAAACGCCAACCACGGCGTGGTATACCTTCGTGGGCGACACGAGCTCCATGGAGCGAATTCGTTGGGAGATCGAGGAAGAGTTTCTGATCGCCTATCGTACCTACCCTAAAATCGCAGGCTCTCAGGAAGTCACCGACGACTACACGGAAAGCCCCGTCGCAGCCTATCGAATCGCGTCGCACTTCGATGTTCAGCGCCAGTACAATGCGGCCACTGGCGAGCAGACCAACGTGATTGTGGAAAACTCAAGCGACCGCCCATGGTATGAGCGCGAGTATATGCGCGTGGACTGGTCCACAAACCACGTCACGAACTTCGACTTCCTTTCGGTCTGGCTTGGTTATTCGGACTTCTCGTACTTTGTGGATCGTGAGCGCGGGCTAGACGGCGACGCCATCGTAGAAGGGCGCGACGAAGACGGCTCACTCAACTACTTCGACTTCAACGTCTCAATGATTGTGGAGCCTGACCTCTGGGGTTGTGTGTATTCGTGGTGGGGCTACGCAGCCGAAGACTGCACCAGTGCACGCATCAAGGTTCGAACCGCGTACATGAAGACGCCAGAAGTTCGCGAATACGAGCCCGTTCAATACGACGACCGATGGATGTCCAAATTCGGGTACTTCAGAACCGAACGTTTTGGCTTCGACGACTGGTTGGGCATTCGCCAGACCAACCGCCTACAGCTCGCCAACCGATTCGCGATCTGGGAAAAGGTCTGGCAAAGAGACGAGTCGGGCGAGCTTTCGACTGATTCCGACGGCCGCCCAATCGCGATTCCTATGGAGGAGCGTACGCCCAAACCCGTGGTCTACTATATGTCTCGAGAGCTCCCCGAGAACCTATGGGATGAGGCGCTTGAGGTCGGCCGCGGTTGGGATCAGGCGTTCAGACGCGCGGTGGCAGCCGTGAAAGGGGATGACCCTGCAGACATGCCTCAGATGTTTGTGGTCTGCCATAATCCTGTTTTGGAGGAAGACCCCAAAGTTTGCGGCGGGCCGGGCTTAAGCCCGAACACGGGCGATATTCGCTACAACCACCTCTACTGGGTAGACCAACTCACGCAGGCTGGATTGCTCGGTTACGGACCTTCAGGCGCCGACCCGCTGACCGGAGAAATCGTCTTCGGCTCGGCCTATGTCTACGGCGCTGAAATCAACACCTATGCGAACTACGCCAAGGATATTGTCCGTCTCATCAACGGTGATTTGGACAATACCGACCTGCAGGATGCCGAGTATATCTCCGAAGAATTGCGGCGTAACCTGAACTCTGACCCCTCGCGCCCCAAGGTGCGCTCGGCAGCGCTGAAGAACATGCCCATCGAGGGCGGCATCAGCCGCCTTGCGCCCAAGAAGGCTGGCAAACTTCGCCAACTCAAGCGCCACGGCATCGAAAAGCTTACGCACGACCGCGCCGAGCGCGTACGCACAAAGATTCGGGAGGAGGGCCTCGATGACCTGATGCTCGACCACGAGATGATGATTGGCAAAACTCGCGGGCAGGCTGGACCAGGCCGAGACGTGCCCGAGCATATGAAGGAAGACGTCAAGCCTTCGAATTGGGCGAACAGCCGCGCGCTACGCCGTCGCGAAGCCACCATGATGCAGGCCGCTCGCAAGAACGTCTATCTCTCGGCCTTCGCTGACGACGCGATTCTTGGCTTTGCCACACAACTCAAGGACGAAGATGATGATAGCGTCCGTGAGAAAGTTCAGTCGGCTGTGTTCCGTGCCGTGATGGAGCACGAGATTGGCCACACGATTGGCCTTCGGCACAATTTCCAAGGGTCCTACGACTCCATCAACTATCAGGACCAATACTGGGACTTGCGCCAAGAAAACCTCATAAACTCCTCAAATCTGGACGACCTCTACGAAATGGCCGAGATGACTCAGGCCCAAAAAGACGGCCGAATGTCCGAGTACCAGTACTCCTCGATCATGGACTACGGCATGAGGTTCAACTCGGACATACACGGGTTGGGTAAATACGATGAGGCGGCCATTATTTTTGGGTACAGCGCCGGTACGTACCGTGCCGAGAAAGGCATCGAGCCCGGATTCGTTGAGACCTTTACAAACCCTGGAAACGCACGCACGCTTCTTAGACGTTATGAAGACCCCGACTCGCTCGCCTATCCAAGCCTTCTTGAAGAAATGCACTACACGAGCGTGGTTCAGACCTTTGACTCGCTGGACAATATGCGTGAGCGAACGCTCATGAAATACGATGAGGTCAAGGAGGCGCGCGGTGCTTCGGATGCGCCGGTTGAGGTTCACTACATGTTCTGTTCGGACGAGTGGGCAGGCGCGCTTGTATCCTGTGACGTATGGGATTCGGGTGCTGACCCGTTTGAAATCGTGCGAAATGTGAACACTACGTACCGCAATTACTACCCGCTCCATCACTACCGCCGCGACCGCCCATTCCACTGGTCGGAAGATGTCTTCGCCAGCATGTACATGAGGTACTTCTCGGCGCTGACCAACGTCTACCAGAACTGGGTGTTCTCTTACTTCTATGGGACCGACGATGTTCGCATGGATAACTACTATCTTTTTGCCGCGACCGCTGCGTTCAACCAACTCGCAGACGTGATGATGATGCCCCAGATGGGCGGCTACGAGCAGGATGAAGAGGGCGTTTGGCGCCTTGTGGACTACGCCACGGACCCTTCATACGACTTGAACGTGGACTACGCGCAAGGCCGAAACCTCTACACGGAATACGAGTACGAGAGCGGCTATTATTACTTCGACCGTGTCAGTGAAGTCGGGCATTTCTGGGACTTCCTCGCGGCGAGCTTCGCGCTCACAGATTACGAGACCACGCGACTCGGTGTGGATGATAGCGCCGACGAACTCACCTACTCCATTCCCTGGTACCTCTTCTTTGAGTTCGAACTCACCGATATGTTCAACGGTATCTTCCTTCAGGACCCAGAACTCGCCGGGGCGCGCGAAGTCAACGGGGAGATCGTGATGCCTAAGATGTCGCCGCTTGTCTCCTACGACGAGAACGATAACGAGGTGCTCTTTGACCCCGAAACCGGTGAAGAACTCCCTGCTGTGTTGCAAGGAAACCCGGTAGACATGGACTCCTCGTTCACACAGCAGCTCTACACCGTGCTTTATGGAATGGCGTTCTTTACATCCAACTACTCGTTGAATTTCCCAGACCAGCTCAAGATTTTCAGGCTAGGAAACGGCGAGTCCGTGACAGCTGGCGCGGGCTACGAGCTCGTGACCTTTACGGACCCATTCAACGGCTTTGAGTACGGCGCGCTCAAACCAGTCGGCGAAGATTCGTACACAGGAGCTGCCAGACTTGTGGAGCAGGGCCAGCGCTGGGCCGACGCCTACGCCAATGCCACCGACGACGACGCCGCAAACGACGCCTATTGGGAGCTCCAAGAGACGATCGACCTTATCAATCTGGCGCGCGCGATGTACACATATTTTGGCGTGTCGTTTTGA
- a CDS encoding DUF6992 family protein translates to MKKTLILFSAGLVLGFVFSRAEGQSPPEDMDEVTRQSNAQRIATNKAGMLVLGGWALTNIGVGTAGYLLSEDDEWRYFHQMNAGWNIVNLAIATFGYLGEAGKEPSGFNWLETIQEGEFMQKALLLNAGLDVGYMALGGLLWQKGHSEDSPRFVGYGQSLIVQGAFLMVFDLTLFALNHRISADYMMMLSPNENGGQISVLGTF, encoded by the coding sequence ATGAAGAAAACGTTGATACTTTTTAGTGCTGGGCTCGTGCTCGGATTTGTATTCTCCCGAGCTGAGGGACAGTCGCCTCCAGAGGATATGGACGAGGTGACGCGTCAATCCAACGCCCAACGCATCGCCACCAACAAGGCGGGCATGCTTGTGCTCGGTGGCTGGGCTCTGACGAATATAGGGGTTGGCACCGCTGGGTACCTGCTTTCCGAAGACGATGAGTGGCGATATTTCCATCAGATGAACGCGGGCTGGAATATCGTTAACTTGGCCATCGCCACGTTTGGATACCTTGGAGAGGCAGGCAAGGAGCCGTCGGGGTTCAATTGGCTAGAAACAATTCAAGAGGGCGAGTTCATGCAAAAGGCGTTATTGCTTAACGCCGGTCTGGACGTTGGATATATGGCCCTTGGCGGGCTGCTCTGGCAGAAGGGGCATAGCGAAGATAGCCCGCGCTTTGTGGGCTACGGGCAATCCTTAATCGTCCAGGGCGCATTCCTTATGGTCTTCGACCTCACGTTATTCGCCTTAAATCATCGCATTTCCGCCGATTATATGATGATGCTTTCACCGAACGAGAATGGTGGACAGATTAGCGTTCTTGGGACGTTTTGA
- a CDS encoding coiled-coil domain-containing protein — protein MSDLNNLDIRYPHQFWFLAILRAFIPELSTHTKKGRRRVNASFTSNSPITFWGDLALYLSQREVLVEHLSDAPGFVDIAKSWLKLATALERFASIRIKDRPHPFAPAMVIVCYRKPTDILRTPHFFHGTGTPGIWRFGPPEFGPILLIVTTELPNVPRYEWLRRSARIPSSGEDFVDSLELLLRTKNLRVESKKQLMEDMMKIGDNDKNVDKVRAFSLVQAMREEFADIDAELEAHRLTREKLAATEAELAATKAELAATKAELAATKAELAATKAELAATKAELAATKAELAATKAALDELREEFRKFKTSQER, from the coding sequence ATGTCAGACTTAAACAACTTAGATATAAGATATCCGCATCAGTTCTGGTTTTTGGCGATTCTTCGAGCCTTTATCCCAGAGCTTTCAACCCACACCAAAAAGGGCCGCCGCCGCGTAAATGCTTCATTCACCTCGAACTCACCCATCACGTTTTGGGGGGATCTGGCGCTCTACCTTTCCCAGCGCGAAGTTCTGGTGGAGCACCTTTCAGACGCCCCAGGATTCGTCGACATTGCGAAGAGTTGGCTAAAGCTCGCGACCGCTCTTGAGAGGTTTGCCTCGATTCGTATCAAGGATCGGCCCCATCCATTTGCGCCTGCCATGGTCATTGTGTGCTACCGAAAACCTACGGACATTCTTCGGACCCCCCACTTTTTTCATGGCACCGGTACACCAGGAATTTGGCGTTTTGGACCACCGGAGTTTGGCCCCATTTTACTCATTGTCACCACCGAACTGCCAAACGTTCCGCGGTACGAGTGGCTGCGCCGATCTGCGCGCATTCCAAGTAGCGGCGAGGATTTCGTCGATTCGTTGGAGTTGCTATTGCGGACCAAAAACCTTAGAGTTGAATCCAAGAAACAGCTAATGGAGGACATGATGAAAATCGGGGATAATGACAAGAACGTGGACAAAGTGCGCGCCTTCAGCCTCGTTCAGGCGATGCGTGAAGAGTTCGCCGATATTGACGCCGAACTTGAGGCGCACCGGCTCACTAGGGAGAAGTTGGCGGCGACCGAGGCCGAGCTAGCTGCGACAAAGGCCGAGCTAGCTGCGACAAAGGCCGAGCTAGCTGCGACAAAGGCCGAGCTAGCTGCGACAAAGGCCGAGCTAGCTGCGACAAAGGCCGAGCTAGCTGCGACAAAGGCCGAGCTAGCTGCGACAAAGGCTGCCTTAGACGAGTTGCGGGAAGAGTTTCGAAAGTTCAAAACGTCCCAAGAACGCTAA
- a CDS encoding acyl-CoA dehydrogenase family protein — translation MRHDRPANEAGRDALNAWRADHPENAYLADGFFRRILGLYAGEKTKGLEEDLIRFGAEVAGPLDTLVRENNLHTNLPRLEKFDGLGNRQEKIEHHPTYHQAGRYIYGSGVMEAYGDHPNHLGALARFYVSSYNGEAGHNCPLACTAGVIRVLQELGSDELKQRFLQRLLDRDYDIHYEGAQFLTEVQGGSDVGANACVARNMPDGSWRLSGEKWFCSNIDADLYLMTARPDGADAGTRGLGLFLVPRLLEDGQVNGVHVRRLKDKLGTRSMASGEADFVDAVAYHMGEVGHGFKHMMELVINTSRLYNAVGCSGVARRAYVTAQLYAKHREAFGQPVLNYPLMQEHLANMRADLQAMTSGTFYLVATQDAIEREEADESARGFQRMSINLNKLVTAKWARQMTVDAIEVLGGNGAIESFSVLPRLLRDAIVYENWEGTHNTLIMQIYRDMKRYKVHEAFFEHTRSLLRSPAVCERRGPEVERALNDVESKVNQALELHEVAGPVVLRNLCEPIAAAYYSAVRLSELAKLEKDATEDQVLEHFMDRHLRTPTLNEAYFKRVASISQGV, via the coding sequence ATGAGACACGATAGACCTGCCAATGAAGCCGGCCGAGACGCGCTCAATGCGTGGCGCGCTGATCACCCCGAAAATGCTTATCTTGCGGACGGATTTTTCCGGAGGATTTTGGGGCTCTATGCAGGCGAGAAAACCAAAGGTCTGGAAGAAGATCTGATTAGGTTTGGGGCTGAGGTGGCAGGCCCCTTAGACACTCTCGTTCGCGAGAACAACCTGCATACGAACTTGCCGAGACTTGAGAAGTTCGACGGTCTTGGAAACAGGCAAGAGAAGATCGAACACCACCCCACCTACCATCAGGCGGGTCGATATATCTACGGCTCCGGCGTCATGGAAGCCTATGGCGACCACCCCAATCATCTTGGTGCGCTCGCCCGGTTTTACGTGTCTTCGTACAATGGTGAGGCGGGGCACAATTGCCCGTTGGCCTGTACGGCAGGGGTGATTCGGGTGCTCCAAGAGCTTGGGTCAGATGAGCTCAAGCAGCGATTTTTGCAACGTCTTTTGGACCGCGACTACGATATTCACTACGAGGGCGCTCAATTCCTGACGGAAGTTCAGGGCGGCAGCGACGTCGGGGCGAATGCATGCGTGGCACGAAACATGCCGGACGGATCGTGGCGACTTAGCGGCGAGAAGTGGTTTTGTTCCAATATCGACGCGGACCTCTACTTGATGACTGCGCGCCCGGACGGTGCTGACGCAGGCACCCGAGGTCTTGGGCTTTTCCTGGTCCCAAGGCTTCTTGAAGACGGCCAAGTCAACGGGGTGCACGTGCGTCGCCTCAAGGACAAGCTCGGCACCCGCTCAATGGCTAGTGGTGAAGCCGACTTTGTAGATGCGGTCGCCTACCATATGGGCGAGGTGGGTCATGGGTTCAAACATATGATGGAGCTCGTGATCAACACGTCGAGACTCTACAACGCCGTGGGTTGCTCGGGCGTGGCTCGGCGTGCGTATGTCACGGCGCAGCTCTACGCCAAACATCGCGAGGCATTCGGTCAACCCGTCCTCAACTACCCTCTCATGCAGGAACACCTGGCGAATATGCGCGCTGACCTGCAAGCCATGACCTCGGGCACCTTCTATCTGGTGGCGACCCAGGACGCGATCGAGCGCGAAGAGGCAGACGAGAGTGCACGCGGATTCCAACGCATGAGCATTAATCTGAACAAACTCGTGACCGCAAAATGGGCGCGTCAGATGACCGTGGACGCCATCGAGGTCTTGGGTGGAAATGGCGCAATAGAGTCGTTCTCAGTGCTCCCGCGACTTCTGCGAGACGCGATCGTCTACGAGAACTGGGAAGGCACGCATAACACGCTGATCATGCAAATTTATCGCGATATGAAGCGCTACAAGGTCCACGAGGCGTTCTTCGAGCATACGCGTTCACTACTGCGTTCACCCGCGGTTTGTGAGCGACGTGGTCCCGAAGTTGAGCGTGCTCTCAACGACGTTGAAAGCAAGGTCAATCAGGCGCTCGAGTTGCACGAGGTTGCCGGCCCGGTGGTTCTTCGAAATCTCTGTGAACCCATCGCTGCGGCCTACTACTCGGCCGTGCGACTCTCAGAACTTGCGAAGCTTGAAAAGGACGCCACCGAAGATCAGGTTTTGGAACATTTCATGGACCGACACCTCAGAACCCCAACGCTCAATGAGGCCTACTTCAAACGGGTGGCCTCGATTTCTCAAGGCGTCTAG
- a CDS encoding ATP-binding protein, which produces MYKERVVEKELEDLLKTFGAVVIEGPKACGKTETARRYSKSTVFLDTDENARMALNVDPKLVLNGASPRLLDEWQIEPKIWNHIRREVDERGKPGQFILTGSAAPADDITRHTGAGRLVRMRMRPMSLFESGHSNGDISMASLLSGGRVSSLADTGVRVNDLAEYICRGGWPANLEITTAAAERFNRAYVEEIRRTDVHRVDEKSRDPIKVGALMNSLARNVSTEVAMTTLAQDAGGAGGSLSHDTVRDYLQALERLMVIEDQPAWSPHLRSKSILRNSPKRHFVDPSLAAAAIGITHHKLLQDLKTMGMFFESLIVRDLRIYAQSLEARVCHYRDNTGLEVDCIIEQPDGTWAAFEVKLAPSQVPAGVKSLQTLAERVDKKRCGPPAALGVIVGTGYGYTREDGIQVIPISMLGP; this is translated from the coding sequence ATGTACAAAGAGCGAGTGGTAGAAAAAGAGCTTGAGGATCTGCTCAAGACCTTTGGAGCGGTGGTGATAGAAGGACCAAAAGCTTGCGGGAAAACTGAGACGGCTAGGCGGTACTCAAAATCCACGGTTTTCCTCGATACGGATGAAAACGCGCGTATGGCTTTGAATGTTGACCCTAAACTGGTTCTCAATGGTGCCTCCCCCAGGCTATTGGACGAGTGGCAAATCGAACCAAAGATCTGGAACCACATTCGTAGAGAGGTTGACGAGAGAGGGAAGCCCGGACAGTTCATTCTGACGGGTTCGGCAGCGCCCGCAGACGACATTACAAGACATACGGGAGCGGGGAGGTTGGTGCGTATGCGAATGAGGCCAATGTCTTTGTTCGAGAGTGGTCACTCTAATGGTGATATCTCAATGGCGTCGCTACTCAGCGGGGGTCGGGTTTCAAGTTTGGCCGATACAGGCGTTCGCGTGAACGATTTAGCGGAATATATTTGTAGGGGCGGTTGGCCTGCAAATTTGGAGATCACTACAGCCGCCGCAGAGCGATTCAATCGTGCCTATGTGGAGGAAATTCGGCGCACTGATGTGCACCGCGTTGATGAAAAATCGCGCGACCCTATCAAGGTAGGAGCCTTGATGAACTCACTCGCGAGAAACGTCTCAACTGAGGTCGCGATGACTACTTTGGCCCAAGACGCCGGTGGAGCAGGTGGTAGCTTAAGCCATGACACAGTGCGAGACTATTTGCAGGCTCTAGAAAGGCTCATGGTGATTGAAGATCAGCCTGCATGGTCTCCTCACCTCAGGTCGAAATCGATTCTCCGAAACTCGCCAAAGCGCCATTTTGTTGATCCTTCGCTTGCGGCGGCGGCGATTGGGATTACGCACCATAAACTTTTGCAGGACTTGAAGACCATGGGAATGTTCTTCGAGTCTCTTATCGTGCGCGATTTACGAATTTATGCACAGTCATTGGAGGCTCGGGTGTGCCATTATCGAGACAATACCGGTTTGGAGGTGGATTGCATCATCGAGCAACCAGATGGAACTTGGGCTGCTTTCGAAGTCAAGTTGGCACCTTCGCAGGTGCCGGCTGGTGTCAAGTCGTTGCAAACCCTTGCCGAGAGAGTGGATAAAAAGCGCTGTGGGCCGCCTGCGGCGCTAGGGGTGATTGTCGGAACTGGCTACGGTTACACGCGTGAGGACGGCATCCAAGTCATTCCCATCAGTATGCTTGGCCCCTGA
- a CDS encoding VWA domain-containing protein — MAEVWVSLAAMQSWNVNNLRTRNSHHKRTKLACTLMLLLGCGTDAQTPAEPGPEAPVKLADTDGDGIFDATETILGTNPDSPSSVCVTESWQAGLQTRPVDIIFVIDNSGSMREEIAAIRANINTNFAQVMENAGVDYRVIVISSHGEGNAFDADICVEAPLSGTQCNPVPDTPANSERLFHYDTRIGSDDSLRRVLSTYSQSDPHGLAPGGWGGWLRENAFKVFIEFTDDDSSMSALAFDEALLALAGSPFGTAGSRNYVFHSVVGLSPKETAAPYVPGEPLQPFVCGTAENNGEEYQRLSLVTGGLRYPVCDAESYNAIFNAAALEIVEVSSIACSLPFLSPPEGFRIDDSRLAFELRLPTSEFTISRVDSASSCTEHAFYLSDFGMELCPQTCALIKAAQSGELRALAECDVQTCDSPTPEVCNDGIDNDCNGFTDTQDLNCFL, encoded by the coding sequence TTGGCTGAAGTCTGGGTTAGTCTTGCCGCCATGCAGTCTTGGAACGTGAACAATCTTCGCACGCGCAACTCGCATCACAAGCGAACCAAGCTCGCTTGTACGCTTATGCTCCTGCTTGGATGTGGGACGGACGCCCAAACTCCGGCGGAGCCTGGGCCCGAGGCCCCGGTTAAATTGGCCGACACGGATGGGGATGGCATCTTTGATGCTACCGAAACCATCCTTGGGACAAACCCAGATTCGCCGTCCTCAGTGTGCGTGACGGAGTCATGGCAGGCGGGCCTTCAAACCCGACCTGTGGACATCATCTTCGTAATCGATAACTCGGGCTCGATGCGTGAAGAGATTGCGGCGATTCGGGCCAATATCAACACGAACTTCGCGCAGGTTATGGAGAACGCTGGGGTCGACTACCGTGTGATTGTGATCTCGTCTCACGGTGAAGGAAACGCGTTTGACGCCGATATCTGTGTGGAAGCCCCCCTTTCGGGGACGCAGTGCAATCCTGTTCCCGACACTCCTGCAAACTCAGAACGCCTTTTTCATTACGACACTCGCATAGGCAGCGATGATTCGTTGCGCCGCGTCCTGAGCACCTATTCGCAATCAGACCCGCATGGGCTCGCACCAGGAGGTTGGGGAGGCTGGCTTCGCGAGAACGCGTTCAAAGTCTTCATCGAGTTTACTGACGATGACTCCTCGATGAGCGCCCTGGCTTTCGACGAGGCGTTGCTGGCTCTGGCTGGCTCTCCTTTTGGAACGGCGGGTTCTAGAAACTACGTCTTTCATTCTGTAGTCGGGCTCTCACCGAAGGAAACCGCGGCACCCTACGTGCCTGGGGAGCCCCTACAGCCTTTTGTCTGTGGCACAGCTGAGAACAACGGCGAAGAGTATCAAAGGCTGAGTTTGGTGACGGGTGGACTTAGGTATCCGGTGTGTGACGCTGAGAGCTACAACGCCATTTTTAACGCAGCTGCACTAGAGATTGTTGAGGTCTCTTCCATCGCCTGCTCACTACCGTTCCTAAGCCCACCCGAGGGCTTTCGAATCGACGACTCTCGACTGGCCTTTGAGCTTCGTTTGCCGACCTCGGAGTTCACGATCAGCCGAGTCGACTCGGCCTCCTCATGTACCGAACACGCCTTCTACCTGAGCGACTTCGGCATGGAACTCTGCCCCCAGACTTGCGCTTTGATAAAGGCCGCTCAATCAGGCGAGCTGCGGGCATTGGCAGAGTGTGACGTGCAAACCTGCGATTCCCCAACCCCCGAAGTCTGCAACGACGGCATCGATAACGACTGCAACGGCTTCACGGACACCCAAGACCTCAACTGCTTCTTGTAG